One stretch of Miscanthus floridulus cultivar M001 chromosome 18, ASM1932011v1, whole genome shotgun sequence DNA includes these proteins:
- the LOC136521628 gene encoding 26S proteasome regulatory subunit S10B homolog B-like, translating into MAEGGEDARRRAAATDYRKKLLTCRELEARVKTGRENLKNAKKNLEKTEEDLKSLQSVGQIIGEVLRPLDKERFIVKASSGPRYVVACRSKVDKEKLIAGTRVVLDMTTLTIMRTLPREVDPVVYNMLHEDPGNVSYSAVGGLSDQIRELRESIELPLMNPELFLRVGIKPPKGVLLYGPPGTGKTLLARAIASNIDANFLKVVSSAIIDKYIGESARLIREMFNYAREHQPCIIFMDEIDAIGGRRFSEGTSADREIQRTLMELLNQLDGFDELGKVKMIMATNRPDVLDPALLRPGRLDRKIEIPLPNEQGRMEVLKIHAAGIAKHGEIDYEAVVKLAEGFNGADLRNVCTEAGMAAIRAERDYVIHEDFMKAVRKLNDAKKLESSAHYSADFGKD; encoded by the exons ATGGCCGAGGGCGGGGAGGACGCGCGCCGCCGCGCCGCGGCCACCGACTACCGCAAGAAGCTCCTCACCTGCCGGGAGCTCGAGGCGCGGGTCAAAACAG GGAGGGAGAACCTAAAAAATGCAAAGAAAAACTTGGAAAAAACTGAAGAGGATCTAAAATCATTGCAAAGTGTTGGCCAAATCATCGGTGAGGTGCTTCGACCTTTGGATAAGGAACGAT TTATTGTCAAGGCTAGCAGTGGACCACGCTATGTTGTTGCCTGCAGAAGTAAGGTTGACAAAGAAAAGTTGATTGCCGGTACACGAGTTGTTCTTGACATGACAACACTTACCATCATGCGCACTCTGCCTCGTGAG GTTGACCCTGTGGTTTACAACATGCTACATGAAGATCCTGGCAATGTTAGTTACTCAGCTGTAGGTGGGTTGTCAGACCAAATAAGGGAACTCAGAGAATCCATTGAGTTACCACTTATGAACCCAGAATTGTTTCTCCGTGTCGGGATTAAGCCGCCAAAG GGTGTGCTGCTCTACGGTCCACCTGGAACTGGGAAGACACTCCTAGCTAGAGCCATTGCTAGCAACATTGATGCTAATTTCTTGAAG GTTGTGTCAAGTGCTATCATTGATAAATATATTGGTGAAAGTGCACGCTTAATTCGTGAAATGTTTAACTATGCACGTGAACATCAG CCATGCATCATTTTCATGGATGAAATTGATGCCATCGGTGGCCGAAGATTTAGTGAGGGCACAAGTGCAGATCGTGAGATTCAGAGGACATTGATGGAGCTTCTAAATCAGCTAGATGGATTCGATGAGCTTGGGAAG GTGAAAATGATCATGGCAACCAACCGGCCTGATGTTTTGGATCCTGCACTCCTTCGTCCTGGGCGGTTGGACAGGAAGATCGAGATCCCACTGCCGAATGAACAGGGGAGGATGGAGGTCCTCAAGATCCATGCAGCTGGCATCGCGAAGCATGGTGAGATTGACTACGAAGCTGTAGTCAAACTAGCTGAA GGCTTCAACGGAGCCGATCTGCGCAACGTCTGCACCGAAGCCGGCATGGCTGCCATCCGAGCGGAGCGTGACTATGTAATTCACGAGGACTTCATGAAG GCTGTGCGCAAGCTGAACGACGCCAAGAAGCTTGAGTCCAGCGCGCACTACAGCGCTGACTTCGGCAAGGATTGA